A section of the Lineus longissimus chromosome 1, tnLinLong1.2, whole genome shotgun sequence genome encodes:
- the LOC135492438 gene encoding BTB/POZ domain-containing protein KCTD5-like, protein MAETGDEMEYNSHHHRKYDISSRRNEWVKLNVGGTLFSTTRTTLCRDPKSFLYRLCQEDPDLNSDKDENGAYLIDRDPTYFGPVLNYLRHGKLVINKDLAEEGVLEESEFYNITDLIKLVKERIRERDAKQNQSHLKNVYRVLQCSEEELTQMVSTMSDGWKFEQLINIGSSYNYGSEDHADFLCVVSKECMNVLNGQEYEPTDKAKVLQQKGSRM, encoded by the exons atggcggaaaCTGGAGATGAGATGGAGTACAACTCCCATCATCATCGAAAATATGACATCAGTTCGCGGCGAAATGAATGGGTGAAGCTCAATGTTGGAGGAACGTTATTTTCTACGACGAGAACAACCTTATGTAGAGACCCAAAGTCGTTTTTATACCGGTTATGCCAAGAAGATCCCGACTTGAACTCGGACAAG GATGAAAATGGAGCATATTTAATCGACAGAGATCCCACATATTTTGGACCTGTGCTAAATTACCTACGGCATGGTAAATTAGTAATTAATAAAGATTTAGCTGAAGAAG GTGTGCTAGAAGAATCCGAGTTTTACAATATAACTGACCTCATCAAACTAGTAAAAGAGCGAATACGAGAAAGAGATGCTAAGCAAAACCAA TCGCATTTAAAGAATGTCTACAGGGTGTTACAATGTTCAGAAGAGGAACTCACACAGATGGTGTCAACCATGTCCGACGGCTGGAAATTCGAACAG ttaataAATATAGGTTCTTCATATAATTACGGATCCGAGGATCACGCCGATTTTTTATGTGTGGTGTCTAAAGAGTGTATGAATGTTCTAAACGGTCAGGAGTATGAACCGACAGATAAAGCTAAG GTATTACAACAGAAAGGTTCTCGAATGTGA
- the LOC135492429 gene encoding ATP synthase subunit d, mitochondrial-like, which yields MAAKRIAKTAINWAAFSDSVPAAQKDFFRAFKGKSDTFVSRVHQYPENLPKIDFALYKSRLANPAMVEQFEKTYGGLQISYPKDKRNVLGEIDAQEKQSGVSTDQFIQDSKKAIENAKATLAHLEKLPPYEELTMEHIQDYFPEQALDPVNKPTFYPHTPDAQPTNPHFIK from the exons atggcTGCTAAACGTATTGCCAAGACGGCAATTAATTGGGCAGCATTTTCTGATTCTGTCCCAGCTgcacaaaaagatttttttcgtGCATTCAAGGGAAAGTCTGATACATTTGTGAGCCG TGTCCACCAATACCCAGAAAATCTCCCAAAGATCGACTTTGCTTTATACAAATCTCGATTGGCCAACCCAGCAATGGTGGAACAATTTGAGAAAACT TATGGTGGCTTGCAAATTTCATATCCCAAAGACAAGAGAAACGTTCTTGGCGAGATAGATGCACAAGAGAAACAATCT GGCGTTAGCACTGACCAATTCATTCAGGACTCTAAGAAAGCCATTGAAAATGCCAAGGCTACG CTGGCCCATCTGGAAAAATTGCCACCGTACGAAGAACTGACCATGGAGCATATACAAGATTACTTCCCAGAGCAGGCCCTCGATCCAGTCAACAAGCCAACGTTCTACCCCCATACTCCAGACGCCCAACCTACAAATCCACATTTCATTAAGTAA